In the genome of Saprospira sp. CCB-QB6, one region contains:
- the porU gene encoding type IX secretion system sortase PorU, translated as MPKSSLSVLPLFLLLASQLFGQSLNPIPVQLNWSPNFKSADGILPEQQYPYFDGAVYDENEMLPYWTYSLRLRQTSQIQAELQAATYEPMQTPANWRPQLPNQIQTEQLFERGQPLAQIKVLPIRYNSNSGQYEKLVQAQLKINLTASPSPLAQKTIIHPIQQSALANGSIYKIAVSESGIYKIGYDQLEEMGWDPNNINPQQIQIFGNGGQMVPEIIGDAQMIDDLQELAIWVEGEQDGRFDANDYILFYAKGPNHWEYQSSSERYRHQQNIYSKQACYFIKINSNNGRRITSRNTGSNPDYNSSSYDALAHHEADEIALMEDVLALPPSGRLWLGDPFQISRDQDFSFTIPNRLPNEEILVQSSFLGRLISGTGNASLIISEGNQNRQTGTLGTVSSYVYALYAQTLNQSFRFVPSSSGNITLNYQFNHPSSGAEAWLDYISVQARAQLRYENSPLFFRDSRSLNANQAQYQIENAGSNLRLWDLTELANLKAQNFNQNGSNISFVAPADTLREFVLFNSDNLNAPSLVGPVDNQNLHAISQVPQLLIIYHPDFASEAQRLAQHRQDHSGISSLAVDLTQIYNEFSSGQQDATALRNFCRMLYERSSGTDSLRYLLLFGDGSFDPKGLSKKRTEHLNFVPSYQTPNTLEPLRTYTSDDFFALLDLGEGNPNANQALDIGVGRLPAASLSEASTMVNKIIDYDSNPLGQQDWRNRLTFWADDQDNNIHINDADNIAQSVATNHPNYNINKIYADAFQQQSTSGGSRYPDMNAAILQDLFKGTLVVNYLGHGGWDGLAQERIFTLSEIQQMNNPNKLPLFVTATCSFAPFDDPNNLCAGEQLILKPNSGAIALLTTVRVVLADANQHLTSNTFDQLFTPIGNRMPTLGEVLQRAKNNSGILSASNSRKYVLLGDPSMTLAYPEMQVATTMVNGQSPSGADSISALQLVQIEGEIQDQNNQLLSNFNGTIYPSVFDKADTTKTRGNDSDSQIRNFILQKKIIFKGRATVTNGRFSFSFMVPKDINYTLGYGKISYYAEDGQSLDASGHYNGIVVGGTNPNANEDNEPPTVNVYMNDLNFAKGGVTDRNPLLLVQLEDDNGINTVGNGIGHDLTGVLTYTIDEQTYTYNLNEFYQAEQDDFRKGNIEYPLTNLPEGLHQVQVKAWDVYNNMGEGNTEFIVADNAQMALKNILNYPNPFTDHTEFMFEHNLPGQELEVLVQIYTVSGKLIKTIQQPISATENTGYRIDGIHWDGRDDFGDQLARGVYIYKLSLRANGLSSEDEPEIKQDASFQKLVLLK; from the coding sequence ATGCCTAAATCGTCTCTCTCCGTTTTGCCCCTATTCTTGCTCTTAGCGAGCCAGTTATTTGGACAAAGCCTTAACCCTATTCCAGTTCAGCTCAATTGGAGCCCCAACTTCAAGTCTGCAGATGGCATTCTGCCAGAACAACAATATCCTTACTTTGACGGAGCTGTCTATGATGAAAATGAAATGCTCCCTTATTGGACCTATAGTCTTCGGCTGCGACAAACTAGCCAAATTCAAGCCGAATTGCAAGCTGCCACTTATGAGCCCATGCAAACACCGGCCAACTGGCGACCTCAGCTACCCAACCAAATTCAAACGGAACAACTCTTTGAACGCGGTCAGCCCTTAGCCCAAATCAAAGTTTTGCCCATTCGCTATAATAGTAATAGCGGACAATACGAAAAGTTGGTCCAAGCACAGCTCAAAATTAACTTAACGGCTAGCCCCTCTCCCCTAGCCCAAAAAACTATTATCCACCCCATTCAACAATCTGCCCTAGCCAATGGGAGTATCTATAAAATAGCCGTTAGCGAATCTGGTATCTATAAAATTGGATACGACCAACTAGAAGAAATGGGCTGGGATCCCAATAATATTAACCCACAACAAATTCAAATCTTTGGCAATGGCGGCCAAATGGTCCCCGAAATCATTGGCGATGCCCAAATGATCGATGACCTACAAGAATTAGCCATCTGGGTAGAAGGAGAACAGGATGGTCGCTTCGATGCTAACGATTATATTCTCTTTTATGCCAAAGGCCCAAACCATTGGGAATACCAAAGTAGCAGTGAGCGTTACCGCCACCAACAAAATATTTATAGCAAACAAGCCTGCTATTTCATTAAAATCAATAGCAATAACGGCCGCAGAATCACTAGCCGAAACACTGGTAGCAACCCAGATTACAACAGTAGTAGCTATGATGCCTTAGCTCATCACGAGGCCGATGAAATTGCCCTAATGGAAGATGTTTTGGCACTTCCCCCTAGTGGCAGACTCTGGCTGGGCGATCCCTTCCAAATTAGTAGGGACCAAGATTTTAGTTTCACGATTCCCAATCGCCTTCCCAACGAAGAAATTTTAGTTCAATCTAGCTTTCTAGGCCGCCTGATTAGTGGAACAGGTAATGCTAGCCTAATTATTTCTGAAGGCAACCAAAACCGACAAACAGGAACCCTAGGCACAGTGAGTAGCTATGTCTACGCCCTATACGCCCAAACCCTTAACCAAAGCTTCCGCTTTGTCCCATCTAGCAGTGGAAATATTACTCTCAATTACCAGTTTAATCACCCTAGCTCTGGCGCAGAAGCCTGGCTAGATTATATTAGTGTACAGGCCCGCGCCCAATTGCGCTATGAAAATAGTCCCCTCTTCTTTAGAGATAGCCGTAGCCTTAACGCCAATCAAGCCCAATATCAAATTGAGAATGCTGGCAGCAACCTTCGACTTTGGGATCTTACCGAATTGGCCAACCTAAAAGCCCAAAACTTTAATCAAAATGGAAGCAATATCAGCTTTGTGGCCCCTGCCGATACGCTTAGAGAATTTGTCCTTTTTAATAGCGATAACCTCAACGCCCCAAGTCTAGTTGGCCCTGTAGACAACCAAAATTTACACGCCATTAGCCAAGTTCCACAACTACTCATCATTTATCATCCCGATTTTGCTAGCGAGGCCCAACGCCTAGCCCAACACCGCCAAGATCATAGCGGCATCTCTAGCCTAGCCGTAGATCTAACCCAAATTTATAATGAGTTCTCTTCTGGACAGCAAGACGCCACCGCCCTACGCAATTTCTGTCGCATGCTCTACGAACGATCCAGCGGCACAGATAGCCTTCGCTATCTTCTCCTTTTCGGCGATGGCAGCTTTGACCCTAAAGGCCTGAGCAAAAAACGAACAGAACACCTTAATTTTGTCCCAAGCTACCAAACGCCAAATACATTAGAACCCCTGCGCACCTATACCTCAGACGATTTCTTTGCCCTTTTAGACCTAGGAGAAGGGAACCCCAATGCCAACCAAGCACTAGATATCGGCGTGGGCCGCTTGCCCGCTGCAAGCTTGTCCGAAGCAAGTACTATGGTCAATAAAATTATTGATTATGATAGTAATCCCCTAGGCCAACAAGATTGGCGCAACCGACTCACTTTCTGGGCCGATGATCAGGATAATAATATCCATATCAATGATGCCGATAATATCGCCCAAAGCGTCGCCACCAACCACCCTAACTACAATATCAATAAAATCTATGCCGATGCCTTCCAACAACAAAGTACATCTGGAGGTAGCCGATACCCAGATATGAATGCAGCAATCTTACAAGACCTTTTTAAAGGGACTCTAGTTGTTAATTATTTAGGACATGGCGGCTGGGACGGACTCGCTCAAGAACGGATTTTTACGCTTAGCGAAATCCAACAAATGAATAACCCCAATAAACTCCCCCTTTTTGTTACCGCTACCTGCTCTTTTGCCCCCTTTGATGACCCCAACAACCTCTGTGCAGGAGAACAACTCATCCTTAAACCCAACTCAGGAGCCATCGCACTACTAACCACCGTTCGCGTAGTTTTAGCCGATGCCAACCAACACTTAACATCAAATACCTTTGATCAACTCTTCACGCCTATAGGCAATCGTATGCCCACACTCGGAGAAGTTCTGCAAAGAGCGAAGAACAACAGCGGAATTCTCAGCGCATCTAACTCTAGAAAATATGTACTCTTAGGCGATCCATCTATGACCTTAGCCTACCCTGAAATGCAAGTAGCTACTACAATGGTCAACGGACAATCTCCCAGCGGAGCTGATAGTATCAGCGCACTGCAATTGGTCCAAATTGAAGGAGAAATACAAGATCAAAACAACCAATTACTCTCCAATTTTAACGGAACAATCTATCCCTCCGTCTTTGATAAAGCAGATACCACCAAAACTCGAGGCAATGATAGCGATAGCCAAATCCGCAATTTTATCCTCCAAAAAAAGATCATCTTTAAAGGCCGCGCAACCGTAACCAATGGTCGCTTTAGCTTCTCCTTTATGGTCCCCAAAGATATCAATTATACCCTAGGCTATGGCAAGATCTCCTATTATGCCGAAGATGGCCAAAGCCTAGATGCTAGCGGCCACTATAACGGCATTGTCGTGGGCGGAACCAATCCAAATGCAAACGAAGACAACGAACCGCCCACAGTAAACGTCTATATGAATGATCTCAATTTTGCAAAAGGAGGAGTCACCGACCGCAACCCGCTTTTACTCGTCCAACTAGAAGACGACAACGGAATCAATACCGTAGGGAATGGCATTGGTCACGACCTCACTGGAGTCCTTACCTATACCATTGACGAGCAAACGTATACCTATAATCTCAATGAATTTTATCAAGCAGAACAAGACGATTTTCGAAAAGGAAACATCGAATATCCCCTCACCAACCTGCCCGAAGGCCTACACCAAGTCCAAGTAAAGGCTTGGGACGTATACAATAATATGGGAGAAGGGAATACTGAGTTTATTGTGGCCGACAACGCCCAAATGGCCCTCAAAAATATTCTCAATTACCCCAACCCTTTTACAGACCACACAGAATTCATGTTTGAACACAACCTGCCTGGCCAAGAACTAGAGGTCCTCGTCCAAATTTATACGGTTTCGGGCAAATTGATTAAAACAATTCAACAACCAATCAGCGCCACCGAAAATACCGGCTACCGCATAGATGGTATCCACTGGGATGGCCGCGACGACTTTGGAGACCAACTCGCCCGTGGCGTCTATATCTATAAACTTAGCCTACGTGCCAATGGCCTCTCTAGCGAAGACGAACCAGAAATTAAACAAGATGCTAGCTTCCAAAAACTAGTACTACTGAAATAA
- a CDS encoding PorP/SprF family type IX secretion system membrane protein, whose protein sequence is MFKFYPLLTVLILLLGVGQLRAQDPVFSQFYAAPLQLNPALTGLEDAPVFHLNYRNQWPSISQAYVSYAASYSQFFSKQNSGFGASVLADVAGNGIYASTQIGLHYTYSLYLSDNSRLRMGLEGQFISKRLNWDELVFLDQIDPATGSVDGAGNPNATQEARGANNLSYMDFGAGVLYQMPYFYGGFSIKHINAPSESYLSLNEVAATLPIRYTLHFGGQIPLSSGKKIRKAAYISPSILYSQQRDFKQLNLGAQSQYDIFLGGIWFRHTFSNADAVIFMLGVQQGPIKLAYSYDWTLSGLANASGGAHEVSLILNLASDKKRIDYNDCLKMFR, encoded by the coding sequence ATGTTTAAATTTTATCCTCTACTAACGGTCCTTATACTGCTCTTAGGAGTGGGGCAACTGAGGGCCCAAGACCCCGTATTTAGTCAATTTTATGCAGCGCCTTTGCAGCTGAACCCCGCCTTGACAGGCTTAGAAGATGCGCCTGTTTTTCACTTAAATTATCGCAATCAATGGCCAAGTATTTCGCAAGCTTATGTGAGTTATGCAGCCTCTTATAGTCAGTTTTTTAGTAAGCAAAACAGTGGTTTTGGAGCTTCGGTTTTGGCAGATGTTGCGGGGAATGGCATTTATGCGAGTACGCAAATTGGTTTGCATTATACCTATTCGCTTTATTTATCCGATAATAGTCGCTTGCGAATGGGCCTAGAGGGGCAGTTTATCAGCAAGCGATTAAATTGGGATGAGTTGGTGTTTTTGGACCAGATAGACCCCGCTACAGGTTCGGTAGATGGCGCAGGGAATCCCAATGCGACCCAAGAAGCCCGAGGCGCCAATAATTTGAGCTATATGGATTTTGGGGCAGGGGTTTTATATCAGATGCCCTACTTTTATGGAGGGTTTTCGATTAAACACATCAATGCACCAAGCGAAAGTTATTTGTCTTTGAATGAGGTGGCGGCGACCTTGCCAATTCGTTATACCTTACACTTTGGTGGGCAAATTCCACTTTCGTCTGGAAAAAAAATTAGAAAAGCAGCCTATATCTCTCCCAGTATTTTATATAGCCAACAGCGTGATTTTAAGCAGCTAAACCTTGGGGCCCAAAGTCAATATGATATTTTTTTAGGAGGAATTTGGTTTAGACATACTTTTTCTAATGCCGATGCCGTTATTTTTATGCTTGGCGTTCAGCAAGGGCCAATTAAGCTGGCATATAGCTACGATTGGACACTTTCAGGTCTTGCCAATGCCTCTGGAGGTGCTCATGAAGTCTCGCTGATTCTTAACCTAGCATCCGATAAAAAACGCATAGACTATAACGATTGTCTAAAAATGTTTAGGTAG
- a CDS encoding SUMF1/EgtB/PvdO family nonheme iron enzyme, with the protein MKKLLLLSLAGLLLATTACKREQRSQSTGWGYNSQEWGGFEKLPNYKGQITGPNLVLIEGGTFNMGQTEEDVMKDYRAAPRRQSLASFYMDETEVTNIDWLEYLYYLRRVYPSMPQVHLQALPDTLAWLDELSYNTPYVENYLRHPAYEDYPVVGVTWLQANEFCKWRSDRVNEMLLIEQGKIDPSSIEGQQGENTFSTGSYLSGIYQTEAGPKPAVNPATGEERAVRFEDGIMLPEYQLPTEAQWEFAALALVGNQSAARDENITDRRIYPWDGTTVRYPQHGRYQGAIVANFKRGRGDYMGMSGALNDNASITAPVRSFVPNDFGLYNMAGNVNEWVRDVYRPTTSLTLEDNNELNSFRGNVFTQVERNSNGTPVGVDSLGRLKYKPLDDNEIKDRRNFTKSNVINYGDGDIESRLNYGDTKLNNETKHMYQFGKHSLISDKARVYKGGSWADRAYWLSPGQRRFLDEDKASATIGFRCSMLRVGSPSGNRFKGGNQIKTRKKRTKRKF; encoded by the coding sequence ATGAAAAAACTATTGCTGCTTAGTTTGGCTGGCCTCTTACTAGCTACAACTGCTTGCAAACGCGAACAGCGCTCTCAGTCTACGGGCTGGGGATATAACTCGCAAGAATGGGGTGGTTTTGAAAAACTCCCTAACTATAAAGGCCAGATTACTGGACCTAATCTCGTTCTCATTGAAGGGGGTACCTTCAATATGGGACAAACCGAAGAAGATGTCATGAAAGACTACCGAGCTGCCCCTCGTCGTCAATCATTGGCAAGCTTCTATATGGATGAAACAGAGGTGACCAATATCGACTGGTTGGAATATCTCTACTATCTCCGCCGGGTATACCCCTCTATGCCTCAAGTGCATCTGCAGGCCCTACCCGATACCCTAGCTTGGCTAGATGAACTTTCTTATAATACCCCTTATGTAGAAAACTATTTGCGCCACCCCGCCTATGAGGATTATCCCGTAGTAGGCGTTACTTGGTTGCAAGCTAATGAATTCTGTAAGTGGCGCTCTGACCGTGTGAATGAGATGTTGCTTATTGAACAAGGTAAAATTGATCCTAGTTCTATCGAAGGTCAACAAGGAGAAAATACCTTTAGCACGGGCTCTTACCTCTCTGGTATTTACCAAACAGAAGCTGGTCCCAAACCTGCGGTAAACCCTGCTACTGGCGAGGAACGTGCCGTACGCTTTGAAGATGGTATCATGCTTCCCGAATATCAATTACCCACTGAAGCCCAATGGGAATTTGCTGCACTAGCCCTTGTAGGTAACCAAAGTGCCGCTCGTGATGAAAATATCACTGACCGTCGTATCTACCCTTGGGATGGAACTACCGTCCGCTACCCTCAACATGGCCGCTACCAAGGAGCTATCGTAGCTAACTTTAAGCGTGGCCGTGGTGACTATATGGGTATGTCTGGCGCACTAAATGATAATGCGAGTATTACCGCTCCCGTACGCTCATTTGTACCCAATGATTTTGGTTTATATAATATGGCCGGAAATGTTAACGAATGGGTACGTGACGTTTATCGCCCAACAACTTCACTTACGCTTGAAGATAATAACGAATTGAATAGTTTCCGTGGTAACGTCTTTACTCAAGTGGAGCGTAACAGCAACGGTACTCCCGTTGGTGTAGATAGCCTCGGACGTCTTAAGTACAAACCTCTAGACGACAATGAGATCAAAGATCGCCGCAACTTTACCAAGTCTAATGTAATTAACTATGGTGACGGTGATATCGAGTCTCGCCTAAATTATGGCGATACTAAATTAAATAACGAAACTAAGCACATGTACCAATTCGGTAAGCACTCTCTTATCTCTGATAAAGCCCGTGTTTACAAAGGTGGTTCTTGGGCCGATCGCGCTTACTGGCTATCTCCTGGTCAGCGTCGCTTCCTAGACGAAGATAAAGCTTCTGCTACTATCGGTTTCCGTTGTTCTATGTTGCGTGTGGGCTCTCCCTCTGGTAACCGCTTCAAAGGTGGAAACCAAATCAAAACGCGCAAAAAACGCACAAAACGTAAGTTCTAA
- a CDS encoding mechanosensitive ion channel family protein — MIDYQTLLTNLFNMVMEYAPRLILALALLYFGLKIIGQGMKLINNLLKKNDFDKDLRPFIISLVSAALKILLAISVVDIVGVETTSFVAVLASIGFAVGLALQGSLSNISSGILILIFKPFRTGDMVRAGEYMGRVKEIQIFNTILETLDHRRIVIPNKLLTDEALENISAAGIIRVSAPVGISYSADIDQARRVAREVIAGCPFAVSDSAYQHQVNVLALGASSVDLEVWVWAKADDYWETLFYMEEYLKKAFDKAGIEIPFSQVDVNFKPSSEYRLSVDTVVQQKGGQKEHE, encoded by the coding sequence ATGATTGATTATCAAACGCTACTGACCAACCTCTTTAATATGGTAATGGAGTATGCCCCTCGGCTGATTTTAGCCCTGGCCTTACTCTATTTTGGCCTCAAAATTATCGGCCAAGGGATGAAGCTGATTAACAATCTGCTGAAAAAGAATGATTTTGATAAAGACCTTCGCCCCTTTATTATTAGCCTAGTTTCGGCAGCACTCAAGATCCTTTTGGCCATTTCTGTAGTCGATATTGTAGGCGTAGAAACAACCTCTTTTGTCGCCGTTTTGGCTTCTATTGGTTTTGCCGTAGGTTTGGCCCTACAAGGTAGCTTGAGCAATATCTCTAGCGGTATTCTTATACTGATTTTTAAACCCTTCCGAACAGGAGATATGGTCCGTGCTGGCGAGTATATGGGCCGAGTCAAGGAAATACAGATTTTTAATACCATTCTAGAAACTTTAGACCATCGCCGCATCGTCATTCCCAATAAACTATTGACCGATGAAGCCCTAGAAAATATTTCGGCCGCTGGAATTATCCGCGTATCCGCCCCCGTGGGCATTAGCTATTCTGCAGATATTGACCAGGCTCGCCGAGTGGCCCGAGAAGTGATCGCCGGCTGCCCTTTTGCCGTCTCTGATAGCGCCTACCAACATCAAGTGAATGTATTGGCCCTAGGTGCCTCTTCTGTAGACTTAGAGGTTTGGGTTTGGGCCAAAGCCGATGATTATTGGGAAACCCTATTTTATATGGAGGAATACCTCAAAAAAGCTTTTGATAAGGCTGGAATCGAAATTCCCTTTTCTCAGGTGGATGTCAATTTTAAGCCCAGTTCAGAATATCGCTTGTCGGTAGATACTGTGGTCCAGCAAAAAGGAGGACAGAAAGAGCATGAATAG
- a CDS encoding DUF4956 domain-containing protein gives MNSLYERLQLYGQDLLNSIHPIDLVINLLLVTLLSWLLATIYVRYGRTLSNRKRFAANFMPLALTTMLVMLIVKSSLTLSLGLVGALSIVRFRAAIKEPEELSYLFIVIGLGLAAGANQPFLALILFSFLSLAILANYWMRSGAYYQKEGALYLELRTDLEEPVLIEQSLKKILGPKLQLRRMDALGEGMGLELSFSLPACETAQLEAAQKALQALSANTSFLVVAQTDLPL, from the coding sequence ATGAATAGTTTATACGAAAGGCTGCAGCTATATGGCCAAGATTTGCTCAATAGCATTCACCCCATTGATCTGGTCATCAATTTATTGTTAGTCACTTTACTGAGCTGGCTTTTGGCCACTATTTATGTGCGCTATGGCAGAACGCTATCTAATCGCAAGCGATTTGCTGCCAATTTTATGCCTTTGGCCCTTACCACTATGCTCGTTATGTTGATTGTTAAATCTTCTTTGACGCTTTCCTTGGGATTGGTGGGTGCGCTTTCTATTGTGCGCTTTAGAGCGGCGATTAAGGAGCCAGAAGAGCTTAGTTATTTGTTTATTGTGATTGGTTTGGGCCTAGCGGCTGGGGCCAATCAGCCCTTTTTGGCGCTGATCTTATTTAGCTTTTTGAGTTTGGCCATTTTGGCCAATTACTGGATGCGGTCAGGGGCTTATTACCAAAAAGAGGGAGCGCTTTATTTGGAGTTGCGAACCGATTTGGAAGAGCCCGTTTTGATTGAGCAAAGTCTAAAAAAAATATTGGGACCCAAATTACAGCTTCGCCGAATGGATGCGCTAGGAGAGGGGATGGGCTTGGAGCTTTCTTTTTCTTTGCCCGCTTGTGAAACGGCCCAATTGGAAGCGGCCCAAAAAGCGCTGCAAGCGCTTTCTGCGAATACGAGCTTTTTGGTGGTGGCCCAAACGGATCTGCCACTTTAA
- a CDS encoding VTC domain-containing protein yields the protein MSLKEQTAWRYERKYVVLGYRPAEIEILLRQLPFAWRRQHAPRWLHNIYFDSMDWHCYRANLAGSSQRYKYRLRFYGPWQNAWQPGRLELKQKAGELGQKQIWALPNLDVNSPKMQLAAMLEHSLHKGYSWAPKIYNCYYRQYYSALDGRLRLTLDSQQAAMAIWPSSYWQPRGKRPMQGLILELKYAEEEAALAEELALQIPFRLSKNSKYIQAVQQSYRL from the coding sequence ATGTCTTTAAAAGAGCAAACGGCTTGGCGATACGAGCGTAAGTATGTAGTTTTAGGGTATCGGCCGGCAGAAATAGAGATTTTGCTGCGGCAGTTGCCTTTTGCTTGGCGGAGACAGCATGCGCCTCGTTGGCTGCACAATATTTATTTTGACAGTATGGATTGGCATTGTTATCGGGCCAATTTGGCGGGTAGCAGTCAGCGCTATAAGTATCGTTTGCGTTTTTATGGGCCTTGGCAGAATGCTTGGCAGCCGGGGCGTTTGGAGTTGAAGCAAAAAGCTGGAGAGCTGGGGCAAAAGCAGATTTGGGCCTTGCCTAATTTGGATGTTAACTCGCCAAAAATGCAATTGGCGGCTATGCTTGAGCATAGTTTGCACAAAGGTTATTCTTGGGCCCCAAAAATCTATAATTGTTATTATAGGCAGTATTATTCGGCTTTGGATGGGCGTTTGCGTTTGACCTTGGATAGTCAGCAAGCGGCCATGGCTATTTGGCCTAGTTCTTATTGGCAGCCTAGAGGAAAAAGGCCAATGCAGGGCTTAATTTTGGAGTTGAAATATGCTGAGGAAGAGGCTGCTTTGGCAGAAGAATTGGCGCTGCAAATACCTTTTCGCTTGAGTAAAAACTCGAAGTATATACAGGCGGTACAGCAATCTTATCGCCTTTAA
- a CDS encoding toxin-antitoxin system YwqK family antitoxin yields the protein MRYFIYSFCAILCCSTFSVLHAQREVKEEWPNGQTKAKGQLNAENRKVGNWEYFYENGNKEAEGNYNGRSISKTIEVCKKSKRSALEEDYSAREGQWIFYYGSGDKKATVNYQGGCPAGKMQRWHKNGEKAEEVEYVDCRPIGARILWDKEGRKYFETQLLGGGKTMDVEWYANGQMKSQIPYRNGDQYGRVKRWYNNGQKEEDVMMKETRVHGSYRSWYQNGSPQRQFFSINNVMSGEYKEWSESGQLIREIVEMQDEKAILVKSYWDNGQLKYQGKSNMPPSLSIHRWSQTRQGSWVYWDREGNVMKTEYYDNGRLRTTEMP from the coding sequence ATGCGTTATTTTATATATTCATTTTGCGCGATTCTCTGTTGCAGCACTTTTTCTGTTCTTCATGCTCAACGAGAGGTCAAGGAAGAATGGCCTAATGGTCAAACCAAGGCTAAAGGTCAACTTAATGCAGAAAACAGAAAAGTAGGTAATTGGGAATATTTCTATGAAAATGGCAATAAAGAAGCTGAGGGTAATTATAATGGCCGTTCTATTTCCAAAACTATAGAGGTCTGTAAAAAATCTAAACGTAGCGCATTGGAAGAGGACTATAGTGCTAGAGAAGGTCAATGGATCTTTTATTATGGCTCTGGAGATAAAAAAGCTACGGTTAATTATCAGGGGGGATGCCCAGCTGGAAAAATGCAGCGATGGCATAAGAATGGTGAAAAAGCAGAAGAAGTAGAGTATGTAGATTGCCGTCCGATTGGTGCCAGAATACTTTGGGATAAAGAGGGACGTAAATACTTTGAAACACAGTTATTGGGTGGAGGCAAAACCATGGATGTAGAATGGTATGCTAATGGTCAAATGAAATCACAAATCCCTTATCGCAATGGCGATCAATACGGCCGTGTAAAACGTTGGTACAACAATGGCCAAAAGGAAGAAGATGTCATGATGAAGGAGACTCGGGTCCATGGTAGTTACCGCTCTTGGTACCAAAATGGCTCGCCTCAACGCCAGTTCTTCTCGATCAATAATGTAATGAGTGGAGAGTATAAGGAATGGAGTGAGTCGGGGCAGCTAATTCGAGAAATTGTTGAGATGCAAGATGAAAAAGCGATCTTGGTCAAAAGCTATTGGGATAATGGCCAATTAAAATATCAAGGAAAATCGAATATGCCTCCTTCTTTGAGTATTCACCGCTGGTCGCAAACCCGCCAAGGTAGCTGGGTGTATTGGGACCGTGAAGGGAATGTAATGAAAACTGAATACTACGATAATGGCCGCTTGAGAACTACCGAAATGCCTTAA
- a CDS encoding vWA domain-containing protein, whose amino-acid sequence MQEEFSTIQKWRLLLGKAAENPEDQTELSTEAAAMDQCLGALYNQNDGQAGLGDSSPQVNRWLGDIRKYFPAPLVQIMQKDAFDRLGLEEMLLEPELLESLEPNVELLSTLLSLNKVIPEKTRETARLLVQKVVEELKRKLENPMRQAVKGALNRSVRNRRPRHNEIDWLRTIRLNLKHYQQSYKTVVPERLIGSGKKGQALKEIILCVDQSGSMGSSLVYSSIFGAVLASLPALHSKMIVFDTEVVDLSAYMQEPVDLLFGTQLGGGTDINKALAYAQKTIRSPQNTTLVLISDLYEGGDSQALLQRVAQLKKMGVQLISLLALNDQGAPIYDRDMAQKFAQLGSPAFACTPQQFPSLIAAALEKKDIHHWLNQEGISPK is encoded by the coding sequence ATGCAAGAAGAATTTAGTACTATCCAAAAGTGGCGCTTGTTACTTGGCAAAGCTGCCGAAAATCCAGAAGATCAAACGGAATTATCAACAGAGGCTGCGGCAATGGACCAATGTCTAGGGGCTTTGTATAATCAAAATGACGGACAAGCGGGCTTGGGCGACTCTTCGCCTCAAGTGAACCGTTGGCTAGGCGATATTCGCAAGTATTTTCCCGCCCCCCTGGTCCAAATTATGCAAAAAGATGCCTTTGATCGCCTTGGCTTAGAAGAGATGTTGCTCGAACCTGAGCTGCTAGAGTCTTTAGAACCCAATGTTGAACTACTCAGTACTTTACTCTCTCTCAATAAGGTTATTCCCGAAAAAACAAGAGAAACAGCCCGTCTACTGGTCCAAAAAGTGGTCGAAGAACTCAAAAGAAAGTTAGAAAATCCCATGCGCCAAGCCGTTAAAGGCGCATTAAATCGCTCTGTTCGCAACCGTCGGCCCCGACATAATGAAATTGATTGGCTACGAACAATCCGCCTCAACCTTAAGCATTATCAACAAAGCTACAAAACGGTAGTGCCCGAACGCCTGATTGGATCGGGTAAGAAAGGCCAAGCCCTAAAAGAAATTATTTTGTGTGTGGACCAAAGTGGCTCTATGGGCAGCTCTCTGGTCTATAGCTCCATTTTTGGCGCTGTTCTCGCCTCTTTACCTGCCCTTCACTCAAAAATGATCGTTTTTGATACCGAGGTGGTCGATCTTAGCGCCTATATGCAAGAACCTGTTGATTTGCTTTTTGGTACCCAATTGGGCGGGGGCACCGACATCAATAAGGCGCTAGCTTATGCCCAAAAAACAATTCGATCGCCTCAAAATACTACTTTGGTCCTCATTAGCGACCTCTATGAAGGAGGCGACAGCCAAGCCCTACTCCAAAGAGTGGCCCAACTCAAAAAAATGGGCGTGCAGCTCATTTCACTGCTCGCCCTAAACGATCAAGGAGCCCCTATCTACGATCGAGATATGGCCCAAAAATTTGCCCAATTAGGGAGCCCAGCTTTTGCCTGCACTCCCCAACAATTTCCTAGTTTGATTGCCGCAGCCCTAGAGAAAAAAGATATTCACCATTGGTTGAATCAAGAAGGCATTAGCCCAAAATAA